The Armatimonadota bacterium region TCGCGGGAACCAAGGGCGGAATGCAGAACAGCCCCTTGACCCTAGTGCGAGAAGAAGCCGGGATGCTGATGAACGCGACGCCCGCGATCAACCCGTATGCAGGGATTGCCTCCCACAGCGAGGAGATCCGCCGGTTCGTGGAAGCCATCAAGTCCGGTGGCCCTTCGCCAGTCCCGGGCGAACAGGCGATCATGACCCAGCGGATCCTCGATGGTCTGTACACCTCGGCGCAGAAGGGCAAGGAAGTCAAGGTCTAGCCAAGGGGGACCAGGCAGAGACGGCCGGGGAGAGTATACAGGCGGACGGGCCATCACAGGCTCGTCCGCCTGCCCGGTTCCAGCAGGAATAGCCTGTCAGCGCCGGGGTCTGATGAGGGCCTTGATTGTCCCCGCAGCGAAGCCGATGGTGAGAGGGAGGTTGTAGACGGCAAGACGCCAGGCAAGCCCCGAGTGTTCCCGGGCCTCGCGTGCCGCATCCCCAGCCGACTGCGCCAAGGAATCCCAATGCACCGCGGCTGCATGGTAACCGATGAGTTGGAGTGCGATGATCGCGAGGGCGAGAAACACCGCCAGACGGAAGACCCTCAGGCAAGCTCGCCCAAAGAGCCAGCCCACCAGTGCACCCAGGAGCATCATCCCTATGATCGGACCGATCTCGGTCATGGGTTGCCTCCGTTTGGTTCCCAATTGGCATCATAGGTCTCCGGAGAAGAATTGTCAAATCTCACGAAAAACTCTTGTGTAAGCCAATTTAACGTCAGCGAGACACTCACGGCCGGACTGGCGGGGGGCCGTGCAGCTCTTGTGTGGTATACTTGTGCGGCGTATGAGACGCTTCGGCGGCCTGTTTTCTCGCCAGAGGACCGTGACCGATGGACTATCAGTCGATCAACTCGATTTTTGCGCTCAGCTTGCTGCTTGCCGCAGGGTTCGCGGGAGCCCGTTTGGCGAAGCTGGTTCGTCTGCCTTCGGTCACGGGCTACATCCTGGCCGGTATTCTGCTGGGTCCGTCGGCGTTTGACATAATTCCGCACCACCTGATGGAGCAGGAACTGCGGGTCTTCACGGAGATCGCCCTGATGCTCGTGGCCTTCGGCATCGGGGAGCGGTTCGATCTGCAGCAGCTCTCGACAACCTGGCCGCGGTTGTCCAGGATCAGTCTGGGCGAGATCACCGGTGCGTTCGTTCTGGTCTGCGGGGCCGTGTTGCTGACAATGCGCGTGGCGTCGGGTGGTGGGGAAGAGGTGGCGTGGCCCGCGAGCATCTCAGCGGCCTTGATCTGTGCCTCGATCGCGGTGGCGACGGCTCCCGCGGCCACGGTTGCGGTCATGCGGGAACTGCAGGCGGCAGGACCGGTCTCCCGGCTGGTGCTCTCGGCCCTCGTCGTCAACAACGCACTGAGCATCACACTGTTCGGGATCTGCGTTGCCGTGGCTCGCGTGTTGCTCGGGACCGCCGAGGGGAGCGGTCTTGCGCAGGCGGTTCAGCCGGTTGTCCTGACTCTTGCGGCGCTGGGGCTCGGGCTGGCCGGCGGGGTTACTACGGACCTCATTGTGCACCGCCTGTCGAGCCGCGCGGATGTGCTGATCGTGGCCCTGACGGCGGTCTTCTTCTGCGGCGGGTTCGCGCAGTATCTTGGGCTGTCTGCGCTTCTGGCGGGGGTTGCCGCGGGTTTTGCGGTGGTGAACCGGGACCGGCGCGACGTCCGGGCCTTCCGGGCGCTGAACGATTTCGAGCCGCCCATCTACGGCCTGTTCTTCACACTGGCAGGGGCCGATCTTGCGCTGTCGGATCTCGTTCGGTCGGGCGCGGTAGGGGCGGCGTTTGTGATCGCCCGGGCAGTGGGGAAGTACCTGGGCGCGTGGTTGGGTGGGCGCAGCGCGGGGATGAGCTGCGAGCAGGCCACCTCGGTTGGGCTCGGACTTATCCCACAGGCCGGCCTCGCTATCGGTCTGGCTTTTCTGGTGCGACAGGATGCATCGCTGGAAGCTGTGCGGCCGGTGATCATCAACGTGGTCGTGGCGAGTGTCGTGGTCAATGAGCTGATCGGCCCGCCGTTGGTGCGGCTCATGTGTCTGCGGACCTGCGAGGTCCCGGATAGCGATGTCTGTCCGGTCCCACCCGAACCGAGCGAGCTTGATACGGTGGATGTGGTGCCGTGGACGTGGCCGAGGCTCAATCCGCCGGCTCGGGCGAATGGCTATGTGGCGGCGAGCCTGAGTCATCCGATCACTGCTCCGGGCGTGGTGCGGATCGCCACGCTCCTGGGCCACCACTACGGGGCCACGCCGCTCGCGGTGCATGTAGTGACCGAGCAGGCCGAGGATTTCTGGGACATCGGCCCGGACCAGGAGACGGTGTGGCTGTTCCGCCTCGCGCGGCAGGAAGCGCAATCGCTGGGCTACGGCTTGAGCACCGAGGTGGAGTTCGCGGATGAGGCGGCCGAGGGCCTACTGCGCGTAACCCGGACCCAAAACGTGCGCGCCATTGTGCTGGGCCATCCCCGAGCTGCCAAGTCGCGGGGGTTCGGCAAGATTGTGGACACGCTGGCACGGGAGGCGCTGTGCCCGGTTGTAGTGGTGAAACTCGCAGGGCCGCTGCATACCGAGCGGATTTTGGTGCCCATCAGCAGCCGGGGGGACCTGGCGACGGTGCTTCCGGTGATCTGCGCGCTGGGGATGGTGCTGGAACACCAGATGACACTTCTGCGGCTCATGCCACCCGACGCGCAGGCCCAGGAACTTGATGACGCGGAAGGGATGGCCCTGGACTGGGCGCGCGAGTGGAAGGTGCCGGGGCAGGTGAGTTGCCGTGCCGTCGCTACGGATTCGCGAGTACACACGGTGCTTGAGGCGGCACAGGACCACGACGTGGTGGTGATGGCAGCCAGCAGTCAGACGGGCCTCGCGCGAGTGTTCTTCGGGTCTCTGGCCGAGGATGTGGCGCAGCGTATCGATAAACCGATGCTGCTGGTTCGAGCAGGCGCTGAAAGCGCGGGTGGGGGAGAGGAAGACGCCATCATCTAGCGAGCGCCTCCGCGACAGTCCCGCCCGCACGCTCACCTTTCGGCGCGGAAGTGATCCCAGCCCCTGGTCTCGAGTGAAAGCTCCTCACCGTCTTTCCCCAGCAGGGCGACGCCCTCTCCTTCGATTACACGGCCCACGGGTGTCAGAGCACCGAGACCGTTCTCCGCCAGAATCTCGTTGACGCGCCCGATCTCCCCCGGCGCCAGTGACAGCAGCAGCTCATACTCCTCACCGCTGGTGGCGGGAGACCACTGCGGCCTGTGAGAGAGGCGTGCGCCGGCTGCCGCGCACGATGGGTCCACGGGTATCGATGCGGCGATGATCTCCATGCGCACGCCGCTTTCGCGCGCGATATGCCCTGCGTCCTGAACAAGACCGTCGCTGATGTCTATGGCCGCGTGCACAGCCGGGTCGCCGGCCAGTACGCGGGCCTCGGCAACACGGGGAGTGGGATCGGTGAACCGCTTGCGCAGGACGGTGAAGTCGGGCTCATCCAGGAGCGCGGGGTTGCAGCTGAGGAGGTTTACCGCGGCCGCTGATTCGCCCAGACAGCCGGTGATCGCGAGGGTATCGCCTGGCCTGGCGCCGGACCGCACCCATGGTTGCTCGGCCCAGCCGAGCACGACCAGGTCGATCATGATGCTGTCGAAAGCGCCGACGATGTCGCCGCCCACAAGGGGCGCGCCATATTTGCGGGCGGTTTCGGCAACCCCGCGCATGAGATCGGTCGCGTGCTCCGTGCGGGTGTCGGCCGGAATTGCGGCGGTGCAGAAGGTGGCGAAGGGCACGCCGCCCATGGCCGCGATGTCGCTGATTGCCCCCGCCGTGCTGCGCCGGGCAGCATCGTAGGGGCTGATCCAGTCCAGCCGGAAGTGTCGACCTTCGAGGGCGCCATCCACGGTGACCAGGAGCTTGTCCCGACGGCCGACGTCCATCACCGCGCAGTCGTCACCGATTCCCCGAATCACGCCAGGGCCGGGTTCTCCTACCAGTTCGCGAATGCGGTCGATGAACCCGAACTCACCGATGTCCCGCAATGTTGCCATGTCTCATGTTTCCTCCATCCAGGCGGACGCCGCCGCACCCCGGGGAAATGAAAGCGCCGACATCCCGGGCGGAATGTCGGCGAAGGGTGTGGGTAGATCTGGTTTCTAGTTGCACAGCGCGCTGGCGACCTTCGGGAGCCCGTTCTTGATATTGGCGACCCATGCGTCGGCGAGAGCCTTGACTGACATCCCCTTGGATTTGGCGTCCATCGGCGTCGCGGTGACGATGACCGTGCGGCCGCCGTACATGATATCAATGCCGCCATCGGCACGAGGTGCCTGGTGCACCATATCCGGGTTGAAGTTCCCTGCGATGCTGCTCAGCGCCGCGTCGGCTTCCCTGCCGCGCGCGCGCACGGTGGCGTTACCCATGGGATCGGTCAGGCGGAAGAAGACGTGATTACCGATGGCCACGGTGTAGACCGGCGGTCCACCGAAACAGGCACTCGGGGCGGTGGCGAGCAGGCCCTTGCGGATTCCGTCGGCCCACTGCTCAGCCAGGTCACGGGCGCTTGCGGAACCCGATGCCGCAACATCCTGGGGGTAGACGGTAACGATGCGGATCTTGTCGACGTAGACCGTGGGGGCGCCGCGCACTTCGTCGACGTATACCGGCGAGATCTTCCCGGAACTCATGACCTCGATCAGACGCTGCAGGATGATGGCCTCTCGCTCGGCGATAGAGAATCCCGCCGCAGGCGTGCGGATGGTGAAGTACACGAAGGCGTCGGTCTTGATCTCCACAAGATCGGGCTGCCAGGATTCCGCGACCATGGGCCGGTCGTCTTCGGCGCCATAGTAGACAATCTCGTCCGGCACAGCGCAGGCCCCGATCGAGGGAAGAGCGAGAAGGAGCGGCAGTACTGCCAGACCGATCAGGCACACGAGTCTCATGATCGTGCCTCCGGGTACAGCGCAAAATTCCTGGTGCACCGATGCCCGGCACACCAGCCGTTACATAGCATCCTACAGCGTTTCCTGTTCGCGCGTCAACCGGGCGCACCGGGCAACGCGCGAACAGGAGGTTCATACCCAGATAGGACGCAGTTTCAAACGTCAGGGGACGAGGCTGAGCGAGACGTTCGGCCTCTGCGGCGGGAATAGCTGATCTTGCGACGGCCGACAGTCTCGCTCGGTGGCTTCCAGTTCTAGGCGGGTCGCTCTGTAGGCTCAGCTCCTCCGTCGCCGCCACCAGGCGATACCCGCCGGGACCACGCTCAGGAGCAGCAGGCTGGCGGAGGACAGCTCGGGCGTTACCTCGCCCGGTTCCCCATACTCGACCATATAGGCTGTGGCTGTATTGTCTTTGTTCTCAAGGTCCAAGTCATTCCATCCGGGGCCATACACCAGGCCCATGACGAGACCGTTCTCTTCGTTGTCCTCAATATGCATGGTATTGGATGCGTCGTTGGGTTCGACCCAGCCGGAACCGGGTGCCCAATATGTGAAGTCCCACGGCTCTCCCGTGACCCATCGCCAGCCCGTGCTCGTTGTGGGTTGGTTATCAAGCTGATAGCCACCCAACCAGGCGAAGTCTCCGAGAAGGCCGGTGACGAAGGTGTTCTCACCTGCTGACGAGATGGTGGCGAGGTATCCAGTCATGCCCATCCAAGACCTTGACTCAGCGGCCGCCTTCGCATCCGACCAAGAGAGAGAAGCGTCCACCCGCTCGTACCAGTGCCCGTTCCCGCCGTCCGCCAGCTGCCACTGTATCGGTGCACTGTATGCCCCACTCGCCAACAACATGCCCGCCCATACGACAAATACAAGCCATCTCACTGCTAATCCCTCCGTTGCGTCTATTTACGGACGCGAAAGCGCCCGCGCGGCAAACCACCTACCCCGTGGTGCCGCACGGGGGTGAGCGTCGTCTAAGGTTCAGTCACGCTAGTAGAGGGGATTGCCCTACGCCCCTGCCTGGCGTATTGGTTCGACGCCTGTCAGAAGCTTCCTTCTTGTCTGCGAGTTTTTTTCAAGTTCTTGCGGCTGATGGTTCACGAGTCCGAGAACTGTCGAAAAGTCGCCTTTGAGGCCCAATTGGCGGTGCCAGAAAGAGCCGCATCACGCAGGGCGTGCTGTGGTTTTCTCTGGTCTCTTCCACAACTTCAGGACGCTTCAGATCCAGTTCAGCGCCGGGGAGGTGCCCGCGACCATGGGCTGATTTGCGAACTCCCGGTAGCGGTACTGCCAGGTGATCTCGTTCAGGTACTTGATGTCCTCCGGGTCGATCTCCATGTCCACCACGTCATACAGGGGATCGAAATGCTCGGGTCTACTGCCCCCGATGAGCGGGATGACGCACAGAGGCTGCTCCATGACCCACTTCACCGCAAGCTGGTTGATGCCCATGTTGTACTTGTCGGCGACCGCCTGGATCTTGTCAATCACGTCGAAAGTCTCGTCTGTGAGGTCTTGCTGCATGGACTTGATCTGAGCCACGCGCGAGCCCTCGGGAATCGGTTGGCCGCGCTTGTACTTGCCGGTGAGAATGCCGCCGCACTGGGGGCCGTAGGCCATCATGGCGATGTTGAAACGCTGGCAGAAGGGAACGGTCTCGATTTCCACCGGGCGGTCGAGGAGATTGTAGCGGCACTGAATAGAGACGATAGGCTCCCAATTGTGCAGGGCGCTCACGCCAAGCAGGTGGGCCATCTGCCACGCGAAGTGATTGCTAACGCCTATGTACAGCACCTTGCCCTGTTTCACGAGATTGTCGAGGGTTGAGAGGATCTCCTCGGCGCTCACGAGAGGGTCGGGGTGGTGGAGCTGGATCAGGTCGATGCGGTCGGTCCCCAGACGCTGCAGGCTGGCGTCCACGGCCTTGACGATGTGGAATCGGGAGCAGCCCCGGCCGTTGATGCGCTTGGGCCACATGGGCACCCAGAACTTGGTGGCGAGGAAGATATCGTCGCGGATGCCGTCGAGGGCCTTGGACAGGAAGACCTCACTCTCGCCCCTGCCATACGCGTCGGCGGTGTCGATGAAGTTGATGCCCTTGTCGAAGGCCTTGCGGATAATGTCAATGGAAGTCTTCTCATCGCAGCGCTCATAGAAGGTCATCGCGCCCAGACAGAGCGCGGAAACCTGCACGCCTGCATTGCCGAACTTCACGTATTTCATTGAGGTCACTCCCCGCTGGTGTTGCGTGTGTCGGAGGCATCGGGCTCCCACAACAGGACGGCCTTGACGCTCTCCGGACGGAACCCTCGGGCCTGCCAGAAGCGGGCACCGGTGGTATTGCGGACCATGTAAGACAACTCGATGTGCCGGACGCCTGCCGCTTTGAGCACGCTGATGGCAGTATCCGCGAGCAGTCGCCCTATTCCCTTGTGACGGTGCTCGGGCAAGACAAAAAGGTTCGCGATGGTGCCGACGCGATAGTCCACCGCCGCGAGGGGACTGTCGAGGACTGCAGCGGAGATGAACCCCACCGGCCTGTGCTCATGGTATGCCAGCCATACCATGTAGTCCTCGCGCAAGCACAGGCGGTGCACCAGTTTCTCGATAATTCCGTGCTCCAGGGCTTCCGGCGGGCAGACCAGGCTGTAACCGGCCATCTCGTGGTTGAGCTTCTCGTGCAGA contains the following coding sequences:
- the thiL gene encoding thiamine-phosphate kinase, which encodes MATLRDIGEFGFIDRIRELVGEPGPGVIRGIGDDCAVMDVGRRDKLLVTVDGALEGRHFRLDWISPYDAARRSTAGAISDIAAMGGVPFATFCTAAIPADTRTEHATDLMRGVAETARKYGAPLVGGDIVGAFDSIMIDLVVLGWAEQPWVRSGARPGDTLAITGCLGESAAAVNLLSCNPALLDEPDFTVLRKRFTDPTPRVAEARVLAGDPAVHAAIDISDGLVQDAGHIARESGVRMEIIAASIPVDPSCAAAGARLSHRPQWSPATSGEEYELLLSLAPGEIGRVNEILAENGLGALTPVGRVIEGEGVALLGKDGEELSLETRGWDHFRAER
- a CDS encoding aldo/keto reductase, which encodes MKYVKFGNAGVQVSALCLGAMTFYERCDEKTSIDIIRKAFDKGINFIDTADAYGRGESEVFLSKALDGIRDDIFLATKFWVPMWPKRINGRGCSRFHIVKAVDASLQRLGTDRIDLIQLHHPDPLVSAEEILSTLDNLVKQGKVLYIGVSNHFAWQMAHLLGVSALHNWEPIVSIQCRYNLLDRPVEIETVPFCQRFNIAMMAYGPQCGGILTGKYKRGQPIPEGSRVAQIKSMQQDLTDETFDVIDKIQAVADKYNMGINQLAVKWVMEQPLCVIPLIGGSRPEHFDPLYDVVDMEIDPEDIKYLNEITWQYRYREFANQPMVAGTSPALNWI
- a CDS encoding cation:proton antiporter — protein: MDYQSINSIFALSLLLAAGFAGARLAKLVRLPSVTGYILAGILLGPSAFDIIPHHLMEQELRVFTEIALMLVAFGIGERFDLQQLSTTWPRLSRISLGEITGAFVLVCGAVLLTMRVASGGGEEVAWPASISAALICASIAVATAPAATVAVMRELQAAGPVSRLVLSALVVNNALSITLFGICVAVARVLLGTAEGSGLAQAVQPVVLTLAALGLGLAGGVTTDLIVHRLSSRADVLIVALTAVFFCGGFAQYLGLSALLAGVAAGFAVVNRDRRDVRAFRALNDFEPPIYGLFFTLAGADLALSDLVRSGAVGAAFVIARAVGKYLGAWLGGRSAGMSCEQATSVGLGLIPQAGLAIGLAFLVRQDASLEAVRPVIINVVVASVVVNELIGPPLVRLMCLRTCEVPDSDVCPVPPEPSELDTVDVVPWTWPRLNPPARANGYVAASLSHPITAPGVVRIATLLGHHYGATPLAVHVVTEQAEDFWDIGPDQETVWLFRLARQEAQSLGYGLSTEVEFADEAAEGLLRVTRTQNVRAIVLGHPRAAKSRGFGKIVDTLAREALCPVVVVKLAGPLHTERILVPISSRGDLATVLPVICALGMVLEHQMTLLRLMPPDAQAQELDDAEGMALDWAREWKVPGQVSCRAVATDSRVHTVLEAAQDHDVVVMAASSQTGLARVFFGSLAEDVAQRIDKPMLLVRAGAESAGGGEEDAII
- a CDS encoding GNAT family N-acetyltransferase produces the protein MGEIRVSSAGPENMDTLVDLHEKLNHEMAGYSLVCPPEALEHGIIEKLVHRLCLREDYMVWLAYHEHRPVGFISAAVLDSPLAAVDYRVGTIANLFVLPEHRHKGIGRLLADTAISVLKAAGVRHIELSYMVRNTTGARFWQARGFRPESVKAVLLWEPDASDTRNTSGE